One part of the Flavobacterium johnsoniae UW101 genome encodes these proteins:
- a CDS encoding transglutaminase-like domain-containing protein: MINFPKIDLPQLKSKLQVKSPWDRIIISVLSLFITIPIFIILHQNLIDLEWAFNLDRVFIFIFVFAAIFFLLMYLRTIIILCVAVYLLILFYGSVIGNYGFSEISEDYNSMIYTMSDNPYPQDIVVAKLLPFPNKSKIINAIEYQNPKVRNFAIMATSKHFKGIKGYSDYRTIIQCFAVFKEINGRWNYVNDPKDGDYIATASESLEYFSGDCDDHSILMAAAIRSIGGTPRLIHTKGHIYPEILIGSMIDLEKVNYLIKNVLFQKESYGKKIHYHIDERGQVWMNLDYTAKYPGGPFMYEEILGALTLN; the protein is encoded by the coding sequence ATGATAAATTTTCCTAAAATTGACCTTCCGCAGTTAAAATCCAAATTACAGGTGAAATCGCCTTGGGACAGGATTATTATTTCTGTGTTGAGTCTTTTTATTACAATTCCGATATTTATCATTCTGCATCAAAACCTTATAGATTTAGAATGGGCATTCAATCTCGATCGTGTTTTTATATTCATTTTTGTTTTTGCCGCTATTTTCTTTCTGTTAATGTATCTGCGAACCATAATTATTTTATGTGTTGCGGTTTACTTATTGATTTTATTTTACGGATCAGTTATTGGAAATTATGGTTTTAGTGAGATTTCAGAAGATTATAATTCGATGATCTATACCATGTCAGACAATCCGTATCCGCAGGATATTGTGGTGGCAAAGCTGCTTCCGTTTCCTAATAAATCAAAAATTATAAATGCAATTGAATACCAGAACCCCAAAGTCCGAAATTTTGCAATTATGGCCACTTCAAAGCATTTTAAAGGCATAAAAGGTTATTCTGACTATAGAACGATTATTCAGTGTTTTGCTGTTTTTAAAGAAATCAACGGACGCTGGAATTATGTAAACGATCCTAAAGACGGCGATTATATTGCCACTGCCAGCGAATCATTAGAATATTTTTCAGGAGACTGCGACGATCATTCTATTTTAATGGCTGCGGCTATTCGTTCTATTGGAGGAACGCCGAGACTTATTCATACAAAAGGTCATATTTATCCTGAAATACTTATTGGATCTATGATCGATCTGGAAAAAGTCAATTATTTAATTAAAAATGTCCTTTTTCAAAAAGAAAGTTATGGTAAAAAAATACATTACCATATCGATGAACGCGGACAAGTCTGGATGAATCTGGATTATACCGCAAAATACCCAGGCGGCCCATTTATGTATGAAGAAATTCTGGGAGCTTTAACACTGAATTAA